One genomic window of Maribacter aquivivus includes the following:
- the nadD gene encoding nicotinate (nicotinamide) nucleotide adenylyltransferase, translating to MKKVGLYFGTFNPIHIGHLVIANHMVEFSDLDEVWFVVTPQSPFKTKKTLLDNHQRFEMVYEATKEYSKLKPSNIEFNLPQPNYTINTLVHLGEKYPQGYDFSLIMGEDNLKGLHKWKNYEAILDLHHLYVYPRISEGVIEHQFKEHEKIHRVNAPIMEISSTFIRREHKNGKNIKPLLPPEVWKYMDEMNFYR from the coding sequence ATGAAAAAGGTAGGATTATACTTTGGTACCTTTAACCCTATTCACATTGGTCATTTGGTCATAGCGAACCATATGGTAGAGTTTTCAGACTTAGATGAGGTTTGGTTTGTAGTAACGCCTCAAAGTCCGTTTAAGACCAAGAAAACGCTTCTAGACAATCACCAAAGATTTGAAATGGTGTATGAAGCTACTAAAGAATATTCGAAGTTAAAGCCAAGTAATATAGAGTTCAATCTTCCACAACCAAATTACACGATAAATACGCTTGTTCATTTAGGGGAGAAATACCCGCAAGGATATGATTTCTCTTTGATAATGGGGGAGGATAACTTAAAAGGACTTCATAAATGGAAGAACTATGAAGCCATCTTAGACCTTCATCATTTGTATGTATATCCAAGAATATCTGAAGGAGTAATAGAGCATCAATTTAAGGAGCATGAAAAGATTCATCGTGTAAATGCCCCTATCATGGAAATCTCTTCCACTTTTATCAGAAGAGAGCATAAAAATGGTAAAAATATCAAGCCTTTATTGCCGCCAGAAGTGTGGAAGTATATGGATGAAATGAATTTTTATCGCTAG
- the gmk gene encoding guanylate kinase, translating to MKGGKLIIFSAPSGSGKTTIVRHLLAQPELNLAFSVSATSRPRRGKEKNKEHYYFMSVSEFKNHIKNDDFLEWEEVYRDNFYGTLKSEVERLWAEGKNVIFDIDVVGGLRIKKKFPDQTLAVFVKPPSVDELKIRLKKRSTESEDKINMRIAKASVELATAPQFDKIIKNYDLDVALQEAIDLVADFVSEDKE from the coding sequence ATGAAAGGTGGTAAGCTAATCATTTTTTCTGCACCATCAGGAAGTGGGAAAACAACCATTGTACGCCATTTATTGGCACAACCAGAATTAAATTTGGCTTTTTCTGTATCTGCAACTTCACGACCAAGAAGAGGTAAAGAGAAGAATAAAGAACATTATTATTTCATGTCGGTTTCTGAATTTAAAAATCATATCAAGAATGATGATTTTTTAGAGTGGGAAGAAGTTTACCGAGATAATTTTTACGGTACTTTAAAAAGTGAAGTTGAAAGACTTTGGGCAGAAGGCAAGAATGTCATTTTTGATATTGACGTAGTTGGTGGTTTAAGAATTAAAAAGAAGTTTCCTGATCAGACCTTGGCTGTTTTTGTAAAGCCACCAAGTGTTGATGAACTTAAAATTAGACTTAAAAAGCGAAGTACCGAAAGCGAAGACAAAATAAACATGCGTATCGCCAAGGCTTCTGTAGAATTGGCAACAGCACCACAGTTCGATAAGATTATTAAGAATTATGATCTTGATGTTGCATTACAAGAGGCTATAGATTTGGTTGCCGATTTCGTTTCAGAGGATAAAGAATAA
- a CDS encoding DUF6503 family protein, with the protein MSSQIKMMMRYFFLFLALLANTFVFAQEISGQQLLEKAIAFHDPEDNWATFKGKMLIEMENPKGSPRTTVVEMKLPDNYFKTTVTKDNYTVESELDNGECTLKLNGSTSIYPKIKDSMNISCDRAKMMKNYYTYLYGLPMKLKDPGTLIADKVIKKTFKGKEYLVLKATYEKEVGNDTWYFYFDPKTYAMEVYQFFHDESKNDGEYILLSEMITVNGIKIPKVRKWYYNKGDVFLATDNLRKANTID; encoded by the coding sequence TTGTCATCACAAATTAAAATGATGATGAGGTACTTTTTTTTATTCTTAGCACTATTAGCTAATACTTTTGTTTTTGCACAAGAAATTAGCGGTCAACAACTTCTTGAAAAAGCCATAGCATTTCATGACCCAGAAGACAATTGGGCTACCTTCAAAGGTAAAATGCTTATAGAAATGGAAAACCCTAAGGGTAGCCCGCGTACTACGGTCGTTGAAATGAAATTACCTGACAATTATTTCAAAACTACCGTTACTAAAGACAATTATACGGTTGAATCTGAATTAGATAATGGTGAGTGTACCTTAAAATTAAATGGCAGTACGTCTATTTATCCGAAGATAAAAGATAGCATGAACATTAGTTGTGATCGTGCAAAAATGATGAAGAACTACTATACGTATCTATATGGGCTTCCTATGAAATTAAAAGACCCAGGGACATTGATAGCTGACAAGGTGATCAAAAAGACATTTAAAGGAAAAGAATATTTAGTATTAAAAGCTACCTATGAAAAAGAAGTAGGTAATGATACCTGGTATTTCTATTTCGATCCTAAGACCTATGCGATGGAGGTTTATCAGTTCTTTCATGATGAAAGTAAAAATGACGGAGAATACATTCTACTTTCTGAGATGATAACCGTAAACGGAATTAAGATACCTAAAGTACGTAAGTGGTATTACAACAAAGGCGATGTATTTTTAGCTACAGATAATCTTCGCAAAGCGAATACTATAGACTAG